A stretch of DNA from Fusobacterium mortiferum ATCC 9817:
TACCTATTTTCCCAGGAAATATAATTATTTTAATAAATTTTTTTATGAGAACAAAAAATATAAAATTTGGAAAAGTAATATTAAAAATTACAGAAATATTTTCATTATTAGCTATTCCTTTTAATTATCTTTTCAATAAAAGGAAAAATTTTTATAAAAGAGTTATTTTAATACCTTTTTCAATTTTTGTAATATTTATTTTTTTAATTTCAGGAGTTGAAATATATAATAAAGAATTTTCTTTAAAATATGTAGTTAAAAATATCTCAAAATATAGTGATAAAACAATTATCGCATATAAATTTTCAGATATGATTAACTTAAAGAATGAGATTAAAAAAGAAATATTATTAATTGAAAATAAAGAAGAAATAGAACAAGAAAAAAATATAAAATTAATTGTTGTACGTAATAAATACATCAAAGATTTAAATCTTAAGAAATTTAAAGTAATTTATAAAAATAAAAGTTATTTTTTACTATATAAATATTGAAATATTTAATCATAAAATTAGAATAAATGAAAGGAGAATGTATATAAATATTTTATATACAACAATATATGAAAAAATTAATAATATTACTATTAATATTTTATACCATAATCTGTGAAACAATAAGTAAAAAAATAAAAATATTATATAATAAAATTTCAAAGTAATTTTTCTAAAAATATATATTAAGTTTTTTTGAAAACAAAATAAAAAAACATTTATTTGTAACAAAAATGACACATGAAAAGTGTATACTTAAAACATAATAAATCTTTCCCCAAGATATTTTAATATAGATTAATAAAAATAGCAGAGTTTTTAAAGTTCTCTGCTGTTTTTATTTTTTGCAATTTTTTAAAGAGAGATAATATTTTGATACTCTTCAGGAGTATCTATATCTAAAAATTCTATCTTATTAGGGAAATCTACAAAGGAGATGAGGGACGAGTTTTTGATAACCTCTCTACCACCAGTATCACCTTCTAGATTTAAAAGTTCCTTTCTTTTATCTTTTGGAAAAAATACTGGGGAAAATCTTTCTCCCTCTGCTCTAGGAATAGTGATATAATTATATTTTAAAAATTCAAAATAGATTTTTAAGATACTATTTTTAGTTAGAAGTGGTTGGTCTCCAGTGAAAAAAACTATTCCATCTCCACTAGAGTTACTAACTCCTAATTTTACACTTTCACTTTGTCCAAGATGGGCATTTTTATTTTCAAGATAGATATAATTAAATTTTTTAGCTAAAGATTCTACCCAATCTTCCCTACCACATACGTATATATTGGAGAAAGGGAGAAAAGAGAGTTTTTCTAAGGTGTAACCTAATAAGTTTGTATCTCTATATGGCAGTTGTAACTTATTTTTTCCCATTCTTTTAGAATAACCAGAAGCCATTACTATAGCATCCGTGGAGATATATTTAAAGATATAATTGTTGTGTATAGAACCTAATACAAAATTATAAGAAGAATTATCTTTTTTTAATTGATTGCAAACTTCTAAAGTCAATGAAAATTTTTCAAGATAATTTTCTTCATCAATACCATTCAAGAAAATATATTTTTTACTAGAAGGAGAATTTTTAAAAAAATCACCTAATTTGATATAATCTATTAAAAAATTTTCATCAACAGTTTTATTTATATAACAATTAAATTTTTCTTTAAAAAGTTCAAACCTATGAATATTATTTTCTTCTAATTTTAAATCTAAAATATCTAAATTAATTATCCCAATAACTTTTGTAGAAAAACTTGGAATACAAGGCTCTGTATTATTCCAAGCTTTTATTTTTTTTTCTTTAGCCCCATCTCCTTCTATTAATATATAATCAAAATCTTTTTTTAAATCAAAAATCTTATCATAGGAAAGAGAGTGTAACTTATTATTTTCTATTTTCTCTCCATAAATAAATATATTTTTAGCTAATCCTTTAGTTTTATGGTTGGGTAATATTAATTCTTCATATTCATCTATTTTAGGAGTAAATATTTTAGTAGTAGTTGTAACTAATACTCTTCCTAAAGTAGAAAGCTCTCTAGCAAGTGAAAACATAAGAGAAGTCTTTCCACCAGCTCCTGTAATAGTAATAATATCCCCTTTTTTTATATCAAATACTTTTGTTAGCATCTATTCACCTCATCTTTTTTTATATTTTATGATAGAATAGGTAGTTAATGCAAGATAAATAATAAAAAAACTCAAGAACGAAAATTATTCTTGAGTTTTATATTAAGAAGATAATTTATTACCAAGTAGGAATATATCCACCTTTAAATTTTTCTAATACATATTTTTTCATCTTATCGCTTTGGTAAGCTTTTACAAAGGCTTTGATATCCTCTCTATTTTCATCACCTTTTCTTACAGCGAAAATATTAACATATGGAGATTTATTTACGTCCTCAACTAAAATAGCATCTTCAGTAGGAATGTATCCAGCTTCTACAGCATATCCACCATTGATAACACAAGCAGCTACATCTTTTATAACTCTAGGAAGTTGTGGAGCTTCTATTAATTTAAACTTTAATTTTTTAGGATTTTCAACAATATCAAATTCTGTTGCTAGTAGATTACTAGGGTCTTCTAATTTTATAATTCCAGCATTATGTAACATAATAAGTGCTCTTCCAGCATTAGTAGGGTCATTAGGAATAGCAATAATAGATTTTGCTGGGATTTCATCTACAGATTTATATTTTTCTGAATATAGTCCAAGAGCTACTACATAAGTTTCTCCTGCAGAAACTAAATCCAATCCCTTATCTTTACAAAATTGATTTAGATATTGAATATGTTGGAATGAGTTTATATCAATAGCTCCATCGGCTAATGCTAAGTTTGGAGTTACGTAGTCATTCATCTCTATCAATTCTAACTCTATCCCTTGAGCAGCTAAATCATCTTTTATTATATTAAACATTTCTACTCCTGGGTAAGAGCTAGTTCCTAATTTTAAAGTTTTTCCAAATGTAAGTCCAGATATAACTAATAGAAGTAGTATTATCAATTTTTTCATAAATTTCCTCCAGATGTTTTAAATATTTTAGAATGTAGCAACTACTCCACCATTGTAGTTAGCTAAAATATATTGTTTTACTTTTTCACTTTGTAAAGCTTTTATAAGTTTAACGATATCCTCTTTATTTTCATCTCCCTCTCTTACTGCTAAGATATTAGCATATGGAGATTCTTCTCCTTCTAGAGTTAGAGCATCTTTTACTGGAGAGAATCCAGCTTCTAAAGCATAGTTACCATTGATTACAGCAGCAGCTACGTCAGGTAAAACTCTAGGAAGTTGTGGAGCTTCAATAGGTTTAAATTTTAATTTTTTAGGATTTTCAACAATATCAAACTCTGTTGCATATAGATTGTTAGGATCAGCTAATTTGATAAGCCCTTTGTTATGTAGTAATATAAGTGCTCTTCCTCCATTAGATGGATCATTAGGAATAGCTATTGTAGCTTTTTCTGGTATATCTTCAAGTTTTGTATATTTTTTAGAGAATACTCCTAATGGTTCTATGTGGATTTTTGCAGCTGAAACAAGTTTTAAATTTCTTTCACTTGCAAATTTTTCTAAATATGGATAGTGTTGGAAGTAGTTAGCATCTATCTCTCCATCAGCTAATGAAAGGTTTGGTGTTACATAGTCAGTAAATTCTATAACTTTTAAATCTACTCCTTGAGCTTTTAAATCATCTTTTACTAAGTTTAAAAGTTCAGCATGTGGAACAGGTGTTGCTCCAACTTTTAATTCTCCAGCTAGAGAGTTTACTCCTAATGTTAAAAGTCCTGCTAATAAAAGTGTTCTTAGTGATAGTTTCATATTATCCTCTCCCTTATGTTATTATTATGTTATTATATGTTATCTATTTTTTTTGGCTCTGTAAACTAAATAATTTCCTAGTGATTGTAAAATTTGAACCACTATTATAATAACTATTACAGCATAAACCATAATATCTGTTTTAAATCTTTGATATCCAAATCTGATAGCTAAGTCTCCTAGTCCACCAGCTCCTATTGTACCAGCCATAGCAGAGAAACCTATAAGGCTAATCACTGTAACTGTTATTCCATGAATTATATGGGGCATAGTTTCAGGGATCATAACTTTAAA
This window harbors:
- a CDS encoding MetQ/NlpA family ABC transporter substrate-binding protein encodes the protein MKLSLRTLLLAGLLTLGVNSLAGELKVGATPVPHAELLNLVKDDLKAQGVDLKVIEFTDYVTPNLSLADGEIDANYFQHYPYLEKFASERNLKLVSAAKIHIEPLGVFSKKYTKLEDIPEKATIAIPNDPSNGGRALILLHNKGLIKLADPNNLYATEFDIVENPKKLKFKPIEAPQLPRVLPDVAAAVINGNYALEAGFSPVKDALTLEGEESPYANILAVREGDENKEDIVKLIKALQSEKVKQYILANYNGGVVATF
- the yqeC gene encoding selenium cofactor biosynthesis protein YqeC is translated as MLTKVFDIKKGDIITITGAGGKTSLMFSLARELSTLGRVLVTTTTKIFTPKIDEYEELILPNHKTKGLAKNIFIYGEKIENNKLHSLSYDKIFDLKKDFDYILIEGDGAKEKKIKAWNNTEPCIPSFSTKVIGIINLDILDLKLEENNIHRFELFKEKFNCYINKTVDENFLIDYIKLGDFFKNSPSSKKYIFLNGIDEENYLEKFSLTLEVCNQLKKDNSSYNFVLGSIHNNYIFKYISTDAIVMASGYSKRMGKNKLQLPYRDTNLLGYTLEKLSFLPFSNIYVCGREDWVESLAKKFNYIYLENKNAHLGQSESVKLGVSNSSGDGIVFFTGDQPLLTKNSILKIYFEFLKYNYITIPRAEGERFSPVFFPKDKRKELLNLEGDTGGREVIKNSSLISFVDFPNKIEFLDIDTPEEYQNIISL
- a CDS encoding MetQ/NlpA family ABC transporter substrate-binding protein; the encoded protein is MKKLIILLLLVISGLTFGKTLKLGTSSYPGVEMFNIIKDDLAAQGIELELIEMNDYVTPNLALADGAIDINSFQHIQYLNQFCKDKGLDLVSAGETYVVALGLYSEKYKSVDEIPAKSIIAIPNDPTNAGRALIMLHNAGIIKLEDPSNLLATEFDIVENPKKLKFKLIEAPQLPRVIKDVAACVINGGYAVEAGYIPTEDAILVEDVNKSPYVNIFAVRKGDENREDIKAFVKAYQSDKMKKYVLEKFKGGYIPTW